A window from Tautonia rosea encodes these proteins:
- the nusB gene encoding transcription antitermination factor NusB has translation MTRRTRGREIALQVLYQLDHNADLAPEVIQEFVERRLHDPTLRSYADALIEGVRSRQDHLDELIGRVAENWSVERMAAIDRNVLRLGAFEMLYRTEVPVKVVINEALELAKRYSTAQSSRFVNGILDRLQPAATEARGGTPPAELLPPPTSTSEAPEPSLKDETADREPESS, from the coding sequence ATGACGCGACGCACCCGAGGACGAGAAATCGCGCTTCAGGTCCTCTATCAACTTGACCACAACGCGGACCTTGCCCCCGAGGTCATTCAGGAGTTCGTGGAGCGCCGCCTCCACGACCCGACTCTGAGATCCTATGCCGATGCCCTCATTGAAGGCGTCCGTTCCCGCCAGGATCATCTCGATGAGCTGATCGGACGGGTCGCCGAAAACTGGTCGGTCGAACGCATGGCGGCCATTGACCGCAACGTGCTCCGGCTCGGTGCCTTCGAGATGCTCTACCGTACCGAGGTTCCGGTCAAGGTGGTCATCAACGAGGCACTTGAACTGGCCAAGCGCTACAGCACTGCGCAGTCGAGCCGGTTCGTGAACGGGATTCTCGACCGTCTCCAACCCGCCGCAACCGAGGCTCGCGGCGGTACACCACCGGCCGAGTTGCTTCCCCCCCCAACCTCAACCTCGGAAGCTCCGGAGCCTTCTCTCAAAGACGAAACGGCCGATCGTGAGCCTGAATCATCATGA
- a CDS encoding DUF6599 family protein, whose protein sequence is MEPTTSGPLNLLQDWFLADPMRGLAALACVIALATTPIAFALLGRTEYLHTRRGRVYRKPEWWSVVCGMALVMGVPGIILVLLVKSQYFDEDRYAFDPNRTWSVADQGRQFRNAQELADAAQQEYERLQNERRLISDGIKALDQAMITLRSAVAVAPPTAEAMPEVLERLATIRKAVGVDAPQQLLDETAPPIEIARSGAPSFPYPFMMPPGVDWGGMTSGAPAAAEPPGPGLSPAEREAELAQVPDEQRSLAALLPLTNLPEGWAIGDSGGRSLESFNAGNLYEKIDGRAESFVQYDVVGMAYTFYHPEGNPANEVQLYIFEMDSPLKALGKYGTEKPEEAESLQLGSAGYASGASVFFHAKSYYVQVVPTSESDEFRDFALTIARRISNEVLPGSAPEPKPEGETALASAEAEEMADTDAASSAAEAADPTALFALLPDGPGRTNEQYLAQDAFGYAFLSDVFMASYGENDLTWQAFIRPYASPERAQEIFELYRADAESFDATITEVETEVADAMFVAENFGLIEVIFRKGNAVGGLNDSTDLDAARAFIDRFAGSLPETVPHFDEGE, encoded by the coding sequence ATGGAACCGACCACGTCCGGCCCCTTGAATCTTCTTCAGGACTGGTTCCTGGCCGATCCGATGCGCGGCCTGGCCGCCCTGGCCTGCGTGATCGCCCTGGCCACCACGCCGATCGCCTTCGCCCTGCTCGGCCGCACCGAGTACCTCCACACCCGCAGGGGCCGTGTGTACCGCAAGCCTGAATGGTGGTCGGTCGTCTGCGGCATGGCCCTGGTGATGGGAGTCCCGGGCATCATCCTCGTCCTGCTGGTTAAGAGCCAGTACTTCGATGAAGATCGCTACGCCTTCGACCCCAACCGCACCTGGTCGGTCGCGGACCAGGGACGACAGTTCCGCAACGCTCAGGAACTGGCGGACGCGGCCCAGCAGGAATACGAACGGCTACAGAACGAGCGTCGGTTGATTAGCGACGGGATCAAGGCACTCGACCAGGCGATGATCACCCTCAGATCGGCCGTCGCCGTCGCCCCCCCGACCGCCGAGGCCATGCCCGAGGTCCTGGAGCGACTGGCGACCATCCGGAAAGCCGTCGGGGTCGATGCCCCTCAGCAATTGCTCGACGAGACCGCCCCGCCCATCGAGATCGCCCGCTCTGGAGCCCCAAGCTTCCCTTATCCCTTCATGATGCCTCCTGGAGTGGACTGGGGTGGGATGACCTCCGGCGCTCCTGCGGCCGCGGAACCCCCCGGCCCCGGTCTCTCACCCGCCGAACGCGAGGCCGAACTCGCCCAGGTGCCCGACGAGCAGCGGTCGCTTGCTGCGCTTCTCCCGCTGACCAACCTGCCCGAGGGCTGGGCAATTGGCGACTCGGGTGGCCGATCGCTCGAATCCTTTAACGCCGGCAACCTCTACGAGAAGATCGACGGCCGCGCCGAGAGCTTTGTTCAGTACGACGTGGTCGGGATGGCTTACACCTTCTATCACCCTGAAGGCAACCCCGCCAACGAGGTGCAGCTCTACATCTTCGAGATGGACAGCCCCCTAAAGGCCCTCGGTAAGTACGGCACTGAAAAACCCGAAGAAGCCGAATCGCTCCAGCTCGGCAGCGCCGGCTATGCCTCCGGGGCTAGTGTTTTCTTCCACGCGAAGTCGTATTACGTTCAGGTCGTGCCCACTTCCGAGTCCGACGAGTTCCGCGACTTTGCCCTTACGATCGCTCGGCGTATCTCGAACGAGGTGCTTCCCGGCTCGGCCCCCGAGCCAAAGCCCGAGGGTGAGACCGCGCTCGCCTCGGCCGAAGCCGAGGAAATGGCGGACACGGATGCGGCTTCCTCCGCCGCCGAGGCGGCCGACCCCACCGCCTTGTTCGCGCTCCTGCCCGACGGCCCCGGCCGAACCAACGAGCAATACCTCGCGCAGGATGCGTTTGGCTATGCCTTCCTCTCCGATGTCTTCATGGCCAGTTACGGTGAGAACGATCTCACCTGGCAGGCATTCATTCGACCTTATGCCTCTCCTGAACGTGCCCAGGAGATTTTCGAGCTTTATCGGGCCGATGCCGAGTCGTTCGACGCCACCATTACGGAAGTCGAGACCGAGGTCGCCGATGCCATGTTCGTTGCCGAGAATTTCGGCCTGATCGAGGTCATTTTCCGCAAGGGCAACGCCGTCGGTGGTCTGAACGATTCCACCGACCTCGATGCCGCCCGGGCCTTCATCGACCGCTTCGCCGGCTCGCTCCCCGAGACGGTGCCCCACTTCGACGAAGGCGAATGA
- a CDS encoding PHP domain-containing protein yields the protein MSRRRPRPRPAPRVDRGADLHVHTTHSDGSCSPGDVVRAAATVGLSALSITDHDTLSALDVARPEADRLGIELIPGIELSASDDGREVHILGHFVDPDDPDLCEAAESLRRNRQERLDQMVARLAGCGLVVDPESLRRSYPRAALGRKHLADYLVRTGQVATHRQVFARYLGDDGPANVSKGGPTVAEAITLILNAGGVAGLPHPPYDFSLERLASYREAGLAALEVDGPGVDNRRSRRWREIADRFDLVPIAGSDFHAPDRAGRWVGAIATPADDLNRLRQRAGRS from the coding sequence ATGAGCCGCCGACGGCCGCGCCCCCGGCCGGCTCCTCGGGTCGATCGCGGAGCCGACCTGCACGTGCATACAACCCATTCCGACGGCTCCTGTTCTCCGGGAGACGTGGTCCGCGCCGCGGCGACGGTCGGGCTCTCGGCCCTGTCCATTACAGACCACGACACCCTATCGGCCCTTGATGTTGCTCGACCCGAGGCCGATCGGCTGGGCATCGAGCTGATTCCCGGGATCGAGCTGAGCGCCTCCGACGACGGTCGAGAGGTGCACATCCTCGGTCACTTTGTCGACCCTGACGATCCCGACCTTTGCGAGGCTGCGGAGTCGTTGCGACGCAATCGTCAGGAACGCTTGGACCAGATGGTTGCTCGCCTTGCCGGATGCGGCCTGGTGGTCGATCCCGAGTCGCTGCGGCGCTCGTATCCTCGAGCAGCCCTTGGACGCAAGCATCTGGCCGATTACCTCGTGAGGACCGGCCAGGTTGCCACCCATCGTCAGGTCTTTGCCCGCTATCTCGGCGATGACGGTCCGGCCAACGTTTCCAAAGGGGGGCCGACGGTGGCTGAGGCCATCACCCTGATCCTCAACGCCGGCGGCGTTGCAGGGCTCCCTCACCCACCTTATGATTTCTCTTTGGAGCGGCTTGCATCGTATCGAGAGGCTGGGCTTGCCGCCCTGGAGGTCGATGGTCCCGGCGTCGACAACCGCCGATCACGTCGCTGGCGGGAGATTGCCGACCGCTTCGATCTTGTTCCCATTGCCGGCTCCGACTTCCACGCTCCCGACCGGGCCGGCCGCTGGGTCGGGGCCATTGCGACCCCGGCGGACGACCTCAACCGGCTTCGTCAGCGTGCGGGGCGCTCGTGA
- a CDS encoding DUF362 domain-containing protein yields the protein MGEKLTRTQQKNLERLGGVNPAEAPIPRRQFLTQIGVGAAAVGAAAGVGVAITDPWGMKGVEPPPPVRLKDYSIALAPSRPSLVVVRATPPDRSAFESPDAEYAAREEQALTMVRSALQEMGGVEQFIQKGDVVVIKPNVAFDKNPDLGATSQPDTVSAVVKLCFAAGARKVIVCDNPINNPESCFFKTRVGDAAQRAGATLMLPKSSYFEPLYVGGETIKDTWSMFYAPFKEATKVIGISPVKDHNLCKATICLKNWYGLLGNPRNQFHQDIHGIISDFAKMMKPTLVIADGRKLLMRNGPTGGSLNDVKQSDAIVVGTDHVAVDSWCVSKLLEKQRHEILYLDKAIDRGLASDWRPQWTREITVV from the coding sequence ATGGGCGAGAAGCTAACCCGGACCCAGCAGAAGAACCTGGAGCGGCTCGGAGGGGTGAATCCCGCCGAGGCGCCCATCCCTCGACGCCAGTTCCTCACCCAAATCGGCGTCGGCGCGGCCGCCGTTGGCGCGGCCGCCGGGGTGGGCGTGGCAATCACCGACCCCTGGGGCATGAAGGGGGTCGAGCCGCCCCCCCCGGTCCGGTTGAAGGACTACTCGATTGCCCTCGCTCCCAGCCGGCCGAGCCTCGTCGTCGTCCGCGCGACCCCTCCCGACCGCTCTGCTTTTGAATCGCCCGATGCCGAGTACGCGGCCCGCGAGGAGCAGGCCCTCACCATGGTCCGCTCGGCTCTCCAGGAGATGGGCGGCGTCGAGCAGTTCATCCAGAAGGGGGACGTGGTCGTCATCAAGCCGAACGTCGCCTTCGACAAGAACCCGGACCTCGGCGCGACCAGCCAGCCCGACACCGTCTCGGCCGTCGTCAAGCTCTGCTTCGCCGCCGGTGCCCGCAAGGTGATCGTCTGCGACAACCCGATCAACAACCCCGAGAGCTGCTTCTTCAAGACCCGCGTCGGTGACGCCGCCCAGCGGGCAGGGGCCACCTTGATGCTGCCAAAGTCCAGCTACTTCGAGCCCCTCTACGTCGGCGGCGAGACGATCAAGGACACCTGGAGCATGTTCTACGCCCCCTTCAAGGAGGCAACGAAGGTCATCGGAATCAGCCCGGTCAAGGACCACAACCTCTGCAAGGCGACCATCTGCCTGAAGAACTGGTACGGCCTGCTCGGCAACCCCCGCAACCAGTTCCACCAGGACATTCACGGCATCATCTCCGACTTTGCCAAGATGATGAAGCCGACCCTCGTGATCGCCGACGGCCGCAAGCTCCTCATGCGCAACGGGCCGACCGGCGGCAGCCTCAACGACGTGAAGCAGTCCGACGCCATCGTCGTCGGCACCGATCACGTCGCCGTCGATAGCTGGTGCGTCTCCAAGCTCCTGGAGAAGCAGCGGCACGAGATCCTCTACCTCGACAAGGCCATCGACCGCGGCCTCGCCTCCGACTGGCGGCCCCAGTGGACCCGAGAAATCACCGTCGTGTGA
- the xylA gene encoding xylose isomerase → MSEFFPDVPKIAYGGPDSKNPLEFKHYNPDELVGGKSMRDHLRFSVAYWHTFTNPLSDPFGAGTAQRPWDDGTPTVENATRRARAAFEFLEKLGVPFYCFHDRDVAPEGKTLKESNANLDAVAKVLKEEQQRTGVRLLWGTANLFSNPRYMHGASTSPNFDAFAFAGAQVKKMLETTLELGGLGYTFWGGREGYSTLLNTDLKRELDHLGRFLNMAVDYKKSIGFDGQFYIEPKPMEPTKHQYDSDTESCLNFLRTYDLLGHFKLNLETNHATLAGHEMQHELRMAAASGVLGSMDANTGDPMLGWDTDQFPTSIYLTATSMLEVLDMGGWTTGGINFDAKVRRESFEPVDLFYAHIGGMDAFARGLKIAHRIREDGRLAEFVRNRYASWDGELGRKVESGRATFADLEAYILPKGDVTPNVSGRQEMLENLINEFI, encoded by the coding sequence ATGTCCGAGTTCTTCCCTGACGTTCCCAAGATCGCTTACGGCGGACCTGATTCGAAAAACCCCCTTGAATTTAAGCATTACAACCCGGATGAGCTGGTCGGCGGGAAGTCGATGCGCGACCATCTGCGCTTCTCGGTCGCCTACTGGCACACGTTTACGAACCCCCTGAGCGATCCCTTCGGCGCGGGTACGGCTCAACGCCCCTGGGACGACGGCACACCAACAGTCGAGAACGCTACCCGACGCGCCCGGGCGGCCTTCGAATTCCTGGAGAAGCTTGGGGTCCCCTTCTACTGCTTCCACGACCGCGACGTTGCGCCCGAAGGCAAGACGCTGAAGGAGTCGAACGCCAACCTCGACGCCGTGGCCAAGGTCCTGAAAGAAGAACAGCAGCGGACCGGAGTGCGGTTGCTCTGGGGGACGGCCAACCTCTTCTCCAACCCCCGCTACATGCACGGAGCCTCGACCAGCCCGAACTTCGACGCCTTCGCCTTCGCCGGCGCCCAGGTGAAGAAGATGCTGGAAACGACCCTGGAGCTGGGGGGCCTCGGCTACACCTTCTGGGGAGGCCGGGAAGGCTACTCGACCCTCCTGAACACCGACCTGAAGCGGGAACTCGACCACCTGGGCCGGTTCCTCAACATGGCTGTCGATTACAAGAAGTCGATCGGCTTCGACGGTCAGTTCTACATCGAGCCGAAGCCGATGGAGCCGACCAAGCACCAGTACGACAGCGATACCGAAAGCTGCCTGAACTTCCTCCGCACCTACGACCTGCTTGGCCACTTCAAGCTGAACCTCGAAACGAACCACGCCACCCTCGCCGGCCACGAGATGCAGCACGAGCTGCGCATGGCCGCCGCCTCCGGCGTGCTCGGCTCGATGGACGCCAACACGGGCGACCCGATGCTCGGCTGGGATACCGACCAGTTCCCGACGAGCATCTACCTGACGGCCACCAGCATGCTCGAAGTCCTGGACATGGGCGGCTGGACCACCGGCGGCATCAACTTCGACGCCAAAGTGCGCCGCGAGAGCTTCGAGCCGGTCGACCTGTTCTACGCCCACATCGGCGGGATGGACGCCTTCGCCCGCGGCCTGAAGATCGCCCACAGGATTCGCGAAGACGGGCGCCTCGCCGAGTTCGTTCGCAATCGCTACGCGAGCTGGGACGGCGAACTCGGCCGCAAGGTCGAATCGGGGCGGGCCACCTTCGCCGACCTCGAAGCCTACATCCTGCCCAAGGGAGACGTCACACCGAACGTTAGCGGACGGCAGGAGATGCTCGAAAACCTGATCAACGAGTTCATCTGA
- the ftsY gene encoding signal recognition particle-docking protein FtsY — MAFKDLLSRFKKGLARTAKLFDVRSWFGRKVDQDFLDELEAKLIRADVGVKATEILIDRVREAFADKTADEDLLTFLKAEMKVLLQDPKAGELNRAASNPTVILVAGVNGSGKTTSIAKLSQFLKDQGHSIVLAACDTFRAAAADQLAIWADRAGAELVRGNPGADPASVAHDACDRALAHKTDFLIVDTAGRLHTQTHLMRELEKVRGIIARKISGAPHEALLVLDATNGQNALQQAKMFSQSIDCSGVILTKLDGTAKGGIVVAVRQQTGLPVKFVGVGEGIDDLQPFDPDAFVESLFS, encoded by the coding sequence ATGGCCTTCAAAGACCTCCTCTCCCGCTTCAAGAAGGGCCTGGCCCGCACCGCCAAGCTGTTCGACGTCCGCTCCTGGTTTGGCCGCAAGGTCGATCAGGACTTCCTCGACGAGCTGGAAGCCAAGCTCATCCGGGCCGATGTCGGCGTGAAGGCCACCGAGATTCTCATCGATCGCGTCCGCGAAGCCTTCGCCGACAAGACCGCTGACGAGGATCTACTCACCTTCCTCAAGGCCGAGATGAAGGTCCTGCTCCAGGACCCCAAGGCCGGCGAGCTGAACCGGGCCGCCTCAAACCCGACCGTCATCCTCGTGGCGGGAGTCAACGGCTCGGGGAAGACAACCTCGATTGCCAAGCTTTCGCAATTCCTGAAGGATCAAGGGCACTCGATCGTCCTTGCCGCCTGCGACACCTTCCGCGCCGCCGCAGCCGACCAGCTCGCCATCTGGGCCGATCGCGCCGGGGCCGAGCTGGTCCGCGGCAACCCTGGGGCCGACCCCGCCAGCGTCGCCCACGATGCCTGCGATCGCGCCCTCGCCCATAAGACCGACTTCCTGATCGTCGATACCGCCGGCCGCCTGCACACCCAGACCCACCTCATGCGCGAGCTGGAGAAGGTCCGCGGCATCATCGCCCGCAAGATCTCCGGCGCCCCTCACGAGGCCCTGCTCGTCCTCGACGCCACCAACGGCCAGAACGCCCTGCAGCAGGCCAAGATGTTCTCCCAGTCGATCGACTGCTCCGGCGTGATCCTCACGAAGCTCGACGGCACCGCCAAGGGGGGCATCGTCGTCGCCGTCCGCCAGCAGACCGGCCTGCCCGTGAAGTTCGTCGGCGTCGGCGAGGGGATCGACGACCTGCAGCCGTTCGACCCGGACGCTTTCGTTGAGTCGCTCTTTTCCTGA
- a CDS encoding peroxiredoxin family protein: MIHSRLAPAHRLAVTLALLAPTVGWSQEPAPTETDSIEAINADFNRKYRALERERLEQLAALAGRSDPKEAAPIYETYFRDALGAGLYQEAEPVAERILSQQPPTAVVRYLAEVINIMAEADRGDFEKSLESLLRAIEAGKEADEAELARVALPVAARLSLLDAYYQRLVQAGAYEIARKAFGTVKESAQEGNEPAILDYLSNRIQQLDMIGRPAPSFQGKDVDGRLVRLEDFEGKPILLVFWATWYRPNAEQVAWMKEAYNEYRQKGLQIVGVNLDALASGSQPVEQVIPEVRRYVLDYNISWPNLINSPGEGDIAQAYAVSEIPANALIDSEGRISALDVNQANFVEEVEKVLGEPK; the protein is encoded by the coding sequence ATGATCCATTCTCGACTCGCCCCGGCCCACCGGCTCGCCGTGACCCTGGCCCTGTTGGCTCCCACGGTGGGATGGTCCCAGGAACCGGCCCCGACGGAAACTGACTCGATTGAGGCCATTAACGCCGACTTCAACCGGAAGTATCGCGCTCTGGAACGGGAGCGACTGGAACAGCTCGCCGCGTTGGCGGGCCGAAGCGATCCGAAAGAGGCCGCCCCCATCTACGAAACCTATTTCCGAGATGCGTTAGGAGCCGGTCTCTACCAGGAGGCCGAGCCGGTCGCCGAACGAATTCTCTCACAACAGCCGCCGACAGCCGTCGTGCGGTATCTCGCCGAGGTCATCAACATCATGGCCGAGGCCGATCGAGGTGACTTCGAAAAATCACTCGAGAGCCTGCTACGGGCCATTGAAGCAGGAAAAGAGGCCGACGAGGCTGAACTTGCCCGAGTGGCCTTGCCCGTCGCCGCTCGGCTGTCCCTCCTCGACGCCTATTACCAGCGACTGGTGCAGGCTGGTGCGTACGAGATTGCCAGAAAGGCCTTCGGGACGGTCAAGGAGAGTGCCCAGGAAGGCAACGAGCCGGCCATTCTCGACTACCTCTCCAATCGAATTCAGCAACTCGACATGATCGGCCGCCCCGCGCCGAGCTTCCAGGGGAAAGACGTGGACGGACGATTGGTCCGGCTGGAAGACTTCGAGGGGAAACCCATTTTGCTCGTCTTCTGGGCCACCTGGTATCGCCCGAACGCCGAACAGGTCGCCTGGATGAAAGAGGCGTACAACGAATACCGTCAGAAGGGCTTGCAGATTGTGGGAGTGAACCTTGACGCCTTGGCCTCGGGTAGCCAGCCGGTCGAGCAGGTCATTCCCGAGGTCCGACGCTACGTGCTGGACTACAACATTAGCTGGCCGAATCTCATCAACTCCCCGGGCGAGGGAGACATTGCCCAGGCCTACGCCGTGAGTGAGATCCCGGCAAATGCTCTGATTGACTCGGAAGGCCGCATCTCGGCGCTCGATGTCAATCAAGCGAATTTCGTGGAGGAAGTCGAGAAGGTGCTCGGCGAGCCGAAGTGA
- a CDS encoding Uma2 family endonuclease: MSGNVTLTRALLRGPLKVRFRPGLSEDAFWRLCQQNPQLDFERTAWGDLVIVAPAGADSDSRNTELTGQLWLWNRSNGDPGCVFGPSAGFTLPNTAVRGPDASWISRERWEMLPRGDRERFAHICPEFVVEIRSRSDRKRELRAKMREYLANGAQLGWLIDPTIKARTVEIYRPDLPLEVLKCPDTLSGEDILPGFVLDLKGILLD, translated from the coding sequence ATGAGCGGCAACGTCACACTGACCCGAGCCTTGCTTCGAGGACCCCTCAAGGTCCGGTTCCGCCCTGGTCTATCGGAAGATGCATTCTGGCGGCTCTGCCAGCAAAACCCCCAACTGGATTTCGAACGGACGGCGTGGGGAGATCTCGTTATCGTGGCCCCTGCCGGAGCGGATTCCGACTCTCGGAACACGGAATTGACGGGCCAGTTGTGGCTCTGGAACCGATCGAACGGCGATCCCGGATGTGTCTTCGGCCCTTCTGCCGGTTTCACGCTCCCCAACACGGCGGTCCGAGGCCCCGATGCGTCCTGGATCTCCCGGGAGCGTTGGGAGATGCTGCCGAGGGGCGATCGTGAGCGGTTTGCCCACATCTGCCCCGAGTTCGTGGTCGAGATTCGATCGCGGAGCGATCGCAAGCGGGAACTTCGGGCGAAGATGCGCGAGTACCTCGCCAACGGCGCCCAGCTCGGCTGGCTGATCGACCCCACGATCAAGGCCAGGACCGTTGAGATTTACCGCCCCGACCTCCCCCTTGAGGTGCTCAAGTGCCCCGACACACTCTCAGGGGAAGATATCCTCCCCGGTTTCGTGCTCGACCTCAAAGGGATCCTCTTGGATTGA
- a CDS encoding 4Fe-4S dicluster domain-containing protein, whose product MVKIRRAYEALALGLFLFFLLITDLRFLKGWPVSWFLEASPLVAVATALTTHTIYRNLFWGLVILGITMMLGRVWCNWMCPFGILHHLFGYIGNRRNTKQMIEVNRYRRIYAIKYYILAAMIAMAALWIVPALYNAPGKIAEAYDEAALARAAEGESVSSFSQVFGLSSWMIGLGLVSLGSYAVLRALGLFGPARLARVPVSGALLGVIVLGLGIGIVRAGVPETLSAVGDGVGRSVEASRRGNSTLQIGLLDPIALTVRSMTTSVLPSVDKATEGVYTETREYWFAWVVGLIFLGFLVANWFIPRFFCRAVCPLGALLGVFSRFSLWRIDRDPVRCTDCDLCLKSCEGASDPHTDLRKSECFVCFNCIEDCPHDALQFRFLPRKASEVTGPALNRRSLMLAGVFGVLFFPMARLSGGVKKNFDRRVIRPPGSVAEDEFLRRCIKCDQCIRVCPTNVLQPALFEAGIEGLWTPIMISKMGWCELNCTLCSQVCPTGAIREISIAEKLGVGPFEAQGPIKTGTAFYNRGRCLPWAMDVECVVCEEVCPTSPKAIFTRNVEVTDRWGGTLELKRPFIDPEKCIGCGICEHECPVKDDPAVYVTAIGETRDKERSLLLSLVEDPSLADQFMA is encoded by the coding sequence ATGGTCAAGATCCGTCGCGCCTACGAGGCGCTCGCCCTCGGACTCTTCCTGTTCTTCTTGCTGATCACAGATCTGCGCTTCCTCAAAGGCTGGCCGGTCTCGTGGTTCCTGGAAGCCTCTCCACTGGTAGCAGTCGCCACTGCCCTGACGACCCACACGATCTACCGGAACCTGTTCTGGGGCCTCGTGATCCTCGGCATCACGATGATGCTCGGACGGGTCTGGTGCAACTGGATGTGCCCTTTCGGCATCCTGCACCACCTGTTCGGCTACATCGGCAACCGCCGCAACACGAAGCAGATGATCGAGGTCAACCGCTACCGCCGCATCTACGCCATCAAGTACTACATCCTGGCGGCGATGATCGCCATGGCCGCCCTCTGGATCGTCCCCGCCCTCTACAACGCCCCGGGCAAGATCGCCGAGGCGTACGACGAGGCCGCCCTCGCCCGCGCGGCCGAGGGCGAATCGGTGTCGTCCTTCAGCCAGGTCTTCGGCCTCTCGTCGTGGATGATTGGTCTGGGCCTGGTTTCGCTTGGGAGTTACGCGGTCCTGCGAGCGCTCGGCCTCTTCGGACCGGCCCGGCTGGCTCGGGTGCCGGTGTCGGGGGCCTTGCTCGGGGTGATTGTGCTGGGCCTTGGCATCGGCATCGTTCGTGCGGGCGTCCCGGAAACGCTTTCGGCCGTCGGAGATGGCGTCGGTCGATCGGTCGAGGCCTCGCGCCGGGGCAACTCGACGCTCCAGATCGGCCTGCTCGACCCGATCGCCCTCACCGTCCGGTCGATGACCACCAGCGTCCTCCCTTCGGTCGACAAGGCGACCGAAGGGGTCTACACCGAGACCCGCGAATACTGGTTCGCCTGGGTCGTCGGCCTGATCTTCCTCGGCTTCCTCGTCGCCAACTGGTTCATCCCGCGCTTCTTCTGCCGGGCGGTCTGCCCGCTCGGGGCCTTGCTCGGTGTCTTCAGCCGGTTCTCGCTCTGGCGAATCGACCGCGACCCGGTCCGCTGTACCGACTGCGACCTCTGCCTCAAGAGCTGCGAAGGCGCCTCCGACCCTCACACCGACCTCCGCAAGAGCGAATGCTTCGTCTGCTTCAACTGCATCGAGGACTGCCCGCACGACGCCCTCCAGTTCCGCTTCCTCCCGCGCAAAGCGAGTGAAGTCACCGGCCCGGCGCTTAATCGCCGATCCCTGATGCTTGCCGGGGTTTTCGGCGTCCTCTTCTTCCCGATGGCCCGGCTCTCCGGCGGCGTGAAGAAGAACTTCGACCGCCGCGTGATCCGGCCCCCCGGCTCGGTCGCCGAGGACGAATTCCTCCGCCGCTGCATCAAGTGCGACCAGTGTATCCGGGTCTGCCCGACCAACGTCCTGCAGCCTGCCCTGTTCGAGGCGGGGATCGAGGGGCTCTGGACCCCGATCATGATCTCCAAGATGGGCTGGTGCGAGCTGAACTGCACCCTCTGCAGCCAGGTCTGCCCGACCGGCGCCATCCGCGAGATTTCGATCGCCGAGAAGCTCGGCGTCGGCCCGTTCGAGGCCCAGGGGCCGATCAAGACCGGCACCGCCTTCTACAACCGCGGCCGCTGCCTCCCCTGGGCGATGGACGTCGAGTGCGTCGTCTGCGAGGAGGTCTGCCCGACCAGCCCGAAGGCCATCTTCACCCGCAACGTCGAGGTCACCGACCGCTGGGGTGGCACCCTCGAACTCAAGCGCCCCTTCATCGACCCCGAGAAGTGCATCGGCTGCGGCATCTGCGAGCACGAGTGCCCCGTCAAGGACGATCCCGCCGTCTACGTCACCGCCATCGGCGAGACGCGAGACAAGGAACGCTCCCTGCTCCTCTCGCTCGTCGAGGACCCCAGCCTGGCCGATCAGTTCATGGCCTGA
- a CDS encoding O-acetyl-ADP-ribose deacetylase: MPTDPILDRIRVVQGDITSLKVDAIVNAANESLLGGGGVDGAIHRAAGPELLAECRTLGGCPTGQARMTQGYQLPAAHVIHTVGPVYQGGDHGEAALLRSCYVESLTLAHQHGVESIAFPCISTGVFGYPKAEAATIAVDAVRLWLHVHDSPREVIFCVFGDDDLALYQAELGLDETGPAESEANRVQ, from the coding sequence ATGCCGACCGACCCGATCCTCGATCGCATCCGAGTCGTTCAGGGTGACATCACCTCGCTCAAGGTCGACGCCATTGTCAACGCCGCCAACGAGAGCTTGCTCGGCGGCGGCGGGGTCGATGGGGCGATCCATCGCGCCGCTGGTCCGGAACTCCTGGCCGAATGCCGGACCCTTGGCGGCTGCCCGACCGGGCAGGCGCGGATGACCCAGGGCTATCAGCTCCCCGCCGCTCATGTCATCCACACGGTCGGCCCCGTCTATCAGGGGGGCGACCATGGAGAAGCCGCCCTGCTCCGCTCCTGCTACGTCGAATCGTTGACTCTGGCACATCAACACGGCGTCGAGTCGATCGCCTTTCCGTGCATCTCGACCGGCGTTTTCGGCTATCCGAAGGCCGAGGCCGCCACGATTGCCGTCGACGCCGTCCGCCTCTGGCTGCATGTCCACGACTCGCCCCGGGAAGTCATCTTCTGCGTCTTCGGTGACGACGACCTTGCCCTCTACCAGGCCGAACTGGGGCTCGACGAAACCGGACCAGCCGAATCGGAGGCGAATCGCGTACAATAG